The following is a genomic window from Natator depressus isolate rNatDep1 chromosome 17, rNatDep2.hap1, whole genome shotgun sequence.
tagggtgttcatgtgctctctcacatcgtggtaatcggcctcagtgatctcttcagaagtctcatccagaacttgggcaatgcgcttgcacaggtttctcgggagagccactgtgttctTTGTCCTggtaaggctaacttgtctgcgccactgtgccatgaggggaGACCATTACTGCaaacaggcaagctgcatatgggccagggcggaatccgcattgcttcccaggtcaccctcagcagtgagttATCTTCCAGGACTAACTCCTGTAGCAAATGTGGGgacaattcaagctcagcagtttctcgttggagtctgtttttgaagcttttctgaagcaaatactcaccagcaaccacacaccaaaaacactaacccaggaacctatccttgcaacaaaccccaatgccaactctgtccacatatttattcgacaccatcataggacctaatcacattagccacggcatcaggggctcattcacctgcacatctagcaatatgatatatgccatcatgtgccagcaatgcccctctgccatgtacattggcaaaaccggacagtctctacgcaaaagaataaatggacacaaatctgacatcaggaatcataacattcaaaaaccggtaagagaacacttcaatctctgtggtcactcagtaaaagatttaagggtggcaattttgcaacagaaaagcttcaaaaacagactccaacgagaaactgctgagcttgaattaatatgcaaactagataccattaacttgggtttgaatagagactgggagtggctgggtcattacacatattgaatctatttccttaagttaaatatcctcacaccttcttgtcaactgtctaaatgggtcatcttgattatcacttcaaaagtttttttctcctgctgataatagctcatcttaactaattaacctctcacagtttgtatggtaagtTCCaacttatatatacacattatctctctctctctctctcacactatatgttccattctatgcatccaatgaagtgagctgtagctcacaaaagcttatgctctaataaatttgttagtctctaaggtgccacaagtactcctgttctcatTTGGCACAAAATCTCATGTTGTGGCTCAGGCTTGAGGTGCAGTTTATCAGTAGTCTTCCTTCTCTCAGTTCTCCTCCCCAGGCAGCTAATTCCCAGCACGGAGCCCCGCTAATCTCCCCAGACAAAGTAAAAAGCAGCAGCCACTCAGCTCTGTAACTCTCCATTCAACACTGTACAGAAATGACACAAGGCAACCGCAAGGGGGCTGAGGCTGTCAGTAAACTCATTTATTACAACTCATTCAATTATTAAAAACCCACCACACAGAGCATGAGGCTCCCTGACCTGGAGGAGTCTGCACATACCCAGGTCCCAGAGGGATTTAGTCCTTCTTGGCATAGATACCATCCAGCGCATTCTGGGCATCTGTGATCTGCTGCTGCAGTCTCTCTCTGGTAGCCTCGTTAATGGCTTTTTTCAGCATGCCTTTCATTTCTTCCACGACAGCCCGGTAACCCGCTGTGTTGTGGAACACCCGGATGGCCCGATCCCCACATGACACAAGGTAGCGACTGTTAATGTCAAAGGCCAAGTCCGTGATGTACTCTCCATGGACGTTGACAAAGtgttcctccttctctcccctccggGTGTTGTACACAGTGATGCTGGTGCAGCTCGAGATGGCCAGCACACGAGCATCAGGGGACAGGGCAATGCGACAAGGCTCCATCACTTCACACTTCCCTGTCAGGAGCAGATAAGGATCCTGTTGCTTCTTGTATTCTACATCTGTGTCCCACAGCTTCCAGGTGCCATCCTTCGAAACAGTTGCCATCCTATGGCAGGAGAGAGCACACACATCACAGCTGCAAAGAGACGAGGCGGCAccattcctctctccacccccacaaaccacaGCCCCTGGTATAGAACAGAAAGAAGAAACAACTCTCCTGAACAGTGCAGACTGCAAGGAGAGAGCAGCTGACCCCATTatctggggagaggggaaggttaGTGCTCATAAAAGCAATTCCCTTCAAACATGAGCATATGGGCCCGTCACCAATTGGGTCAAAACTGAATGAAAAGGAAATCTCAAATGTTAATATAAACACGAGTCTTCATTCTCCATCCAAGTGGGGAAGAATGGCTATGTACCAAGGTTAGCGCAATCtatctggagtgggggaggaagaagTGGGACCCTCCCTGGGCGAGCGCAGTCTCCATGCTGACTTAGAGATTTGCTTCCATGGATTCCTTTTCCCAAGCTTCCTATTGGTCAGGATGGACAGTTTTGGGGCACACTGCTGAGAAAGGGGAGTCCATACAGACTTACTGCTTCTAGACATTAGAAGGGGCCAGCTAACAAGCCACAAGGGAATGGGATACCGATATTTTTCAGGTAGCTCCTTACCGTCTGGAGTCATTGGAGAAAGAGAAGAAGTACACACCAGCAGTATGGCCCTTCAGCTCAAACGCCCTGGTCACCTCCTGGAAGTCTCCTCCCTTGCCAAAGCACACCTCCCATACCTTCACATCAGGGGTGAAACCACATGATGCTACAAACCTTGGGCGGGGAGAAAGAGCATGTGTGTTCATCAATTATGCCAGCCCAGTCACTAAGCATCTCCCAGGCCTGTGATGGCGTCACCCCTCAGGGGTCAGATCCTCTAGTGCCTAAGCTTGGAGCCTGATGAGCCCATGGTCTCACTGGTGAGAGATCATCACAGAGTGATCTTGGTTAGTGGACAACGTCCACTACGAAAATCACATTTCCACCAGAAGATTTGGTAAAAGTAACCTCTACAATATTCTTAAACTTGAAAaaacagcaacacagctgcaccTCTGACAGCACAAGTCTAGTCAGTCTCAGATCTGATGACATACGCTCTTTCCCAGACTTCAGGAGAGTGGTTCGCAGTAACACCAGCAGCAATGCTGAAGGTGAACAGGCAGCAAGCAGGTGTagaaagggaaggagagatgAGCCAGAACATGCCTGGTGGTACCACTTTTAGACCTGCCCAAAGGCCCTTCTAAACAAGCAGGGGAACATAACCTTCCATAACTTCTCAAGGGTTTTTAGGGGTAGGATGTACTGTTTAAAAGTGGAtctactgaaattttaaaaaaattaatcaactGCAAACAATTCACGTTGATGCCGCTTTGGGAAAGGGGTGATGCTCCTGGCCTGTTCTATTTCTTGTGCCCCTCACACTCTCCGATGGGAGCAGATAGCATCCTAATCCCCCATCCCCTTGGCAGCTGTCTTGGGTTCCTCACCGCCCACAAGGAGATACAGCCGCAAAGGCATTGTTCATCTGGTTAGTGTTGATGTTGGCCAGGACTTCACCCTTCAGGTCCCAGATCAGGATGGTTGTGTCGCTGGAAGCTGTCATGATGAACTTCCCTAGGGAATGAAGGACAAAGATTAGTAGTCTCCAAAGTCTAGTGTTAGTCTGGCCCCACAGAAGAACATGCTAGCAGCCAAACAGTCAGATCACTCAAGCTTCCTATGGGCTGTCCCACCCACCGCCAGGAGAGGCATGTCTAGTCTAGAAAGTGATCCATTCCTAGACatcagggaggggaaggaaaaagcaaaagaaCCCCCCCAATTCTgagagctgtggggtgagggagagatCTACTCTGAGCTCCCCTCTTCCTGGATGCAATAGCAGAGAGAGGCACAAGGTTGGCAAATGCTCATTAAGAGAAGGCAGTTTCAGCTGCCCTAGGACCAAAACTCTCCCCTCTGAGCAGGACCGCTGCACTTGACTGGGCTTAAcattttttggagggggggaggagttgtaaAGAAAAGGGCAGGAACTGAAGGTCCCAAATGCTTCTGTCCCGGGGCATGCTCCTTTTTGTAGCTAAGCAGACCACGGGCTTTCTGCATTCAGCCAGATAAAGCTTTCCCATAGTGCACAGAATATGCCAACCAGATTCTACAAGCTTCAGTGACGTAAGGCTGTAAGTGTGTCCTCCTTGCTCATCACAGTCTTGTGAAAAGCACTTGCAAGAAGGCTCAGTTCCTGAGTCTGCACTGATGCTCAGTCCCTTTAGTTTCCACAGGGTGCACCAGGCTAGGAATGGTTGACTTTGAaataagacagttacctttttccgtaactgctgttcttcgagatgcaCTGCTCATAGCCATTCAACTTAGGTGCGTGCGCTCGCCACACGCACCGGTGCCGGAagcttttccctcagcagtatccataggggaccagctctggcgcCCCTTGAAGTGGCGCGCACATTTCACAGCATATAGGGCACTGCCGGCCCCCtccaccttcagttccttcttgctggaaactccaacagtggggaaggagggcgggtcattgaatggacatgagcaacacatctcgaagaacaccagttatggaaaaaggtaactgtcttttcttctttgagtgattgctcatgtccattcaacttaggtgactCCAAGTAGTACCCCTGGAGACAAGTAAGGAGTTCATGGACATGTAGATtacaacacagctctgccgaacccagcATCATCCTTGGCCTGCTGCGTGATGGCATAGTGGGTCGTGAACATGTGAACCAAGGACCACGTCATTGctttacagatgtcctggattggaACATGTGCCAGGAAGGCTGCCGAGGATGCCTACGCTCTAGTTGAGTGGacacttcctgttctgcctggtggcGAACAGATCCACTTGGGGAGATCCCCACCTCGGGGAGATCGCGCAGGCTACCTCTGGGTGAAGCACCCACCTCGAGATGAGAGGAGAAATCCCTGCTTAGGTGATCTGCTAACATGTTCTTGACTCCTGGGAGGTGACACGCTTCTAGATGGATTCCGTGGTCGACGCAGAAGTCCCAAAGACGGAGTGCCTCTTGGCATAGGGCTGAGGATTGAGCATCCCTAGTgtgttgatatagaacatagaGGCTGTGTTGTCTGTCAAGACTCTGACCGACAGGTGACGAAGGAAGACTGCGCACAACCCGCAAACCACCCTGAGCTCTTTGACATTTATGTGTAACGTCATCTCTTCTGGGGACCACGTACCCTGGGTCTGGAGATCGCTGAGGTGTGCCCCAAACCAAGATCCGAGGCATCCGAGACCAACTTGACCAAGAGGGGAGTGCTGTCAAAGGGGACTCCTTCCAGGACATTCCAAGGGTCGGATCACCATTGGAGTGAGGTATCATTGCGAGAACGGTGACGATCTTTTCCAGGTGGTGCCTGGACTGGGAGTAGACAGTTGCCAGCCATTGCTGCAGGGTTCGCATCTGTAGCCTGGCATGGTACACAACATATGTGCACGCTGCTCTGTGACCTAGGAGgtgcaggcaaaccctggccaTGGTCAGGGGAAATGCGGAGATTTCTGCGATGAGGTCCGCTAATGCCCTGAACCTATCCAGCAGCATGAACGCTCTGGCGGAGGCTGAGTCGAGCACCACTCTGATTAACTGTATCCTCTGTACCTGAACCAATGTGGATTTTGTGTTGTTCACCAACACTCAAGGCGATGGCACGTGCCCAACAGAACTGCAACATCCCCTTGGACTTGGAGTTGCCCTTGacgagccagtcgtcgaggtacgggTAGATCTGGATACCCTGACATCTGAAGTAAGCCGCCACCACCAGCATGCACTTGGTAAATACCCGTGGTGTTGTTGGTAGGCCAAACGGAAGGACCGCGAACTGACAGTGGTTGGGACCTACCATGAACCAGAGGAAGCATCTGGGTCCCTCGGAGATGGCGATGTGGAAGTATGCATCTTTCagatcgagggcagcgtaccagtctcccagatccagggaggggatgatggaggccagggagaccacgTGGAACTTCAGTTTCGCTAAGTAGCGGTTCAAGCCCCACAGGTCTAGTATGGGCCGCAGACCAcccttggccttggggattaAAAAgtatcaggaatagaaccccttgttcctgtacttCACAGGAACTACCTCCACCACACCAGGTGGTGGTACCAGTGCCGCGGAGATTCCAGGCACCAACTCCGAAACTCCTGCCGGGGGACGCATGCCTCCAGAAGTCTGCACCCGGCAAAGCCACACCTTGAGTCTCTCTGCCCTTGTCCGAGGACTAGATGGGGATGCGAAATTTCTCCCTATCATGGTCAGAAGCGTGTTGGCTGCGAGAGGGCGAGTGTTGGCAGGATGTCCCCAGCGACAGGGAGTATTGCTGTAGAGGTGGAGACTGGGGTGGTTCAAACGTGGGTTTACTCTGTGACTGGGACCCCATAGAAGCCGGAGTGGGAGGGACATAATCTCTTGCGCTGCTTGCAGGGCCTCTGGTGTGGATGGCACCTGGAGCTGACAAGGACCTCCGTCGCTATCTGGGGTAGccggcggggagagggctgggcaacACCGCTCAACGTGAGCTGGGGCCTGAGATCTTGAAAGGGATGAAGAGGTGCCCAAGACAGGGCCTTGATCCACCCCAGACTTGTCCTTTCCCTTGCGGGAAGCTGGAGACCTTCTTCACTCCGTCTTCTTGGCTAGTGCCACGTAAGGAGACCGGTGCCGGCTCACAGATGGTACTGGCGGGGCACTGCGCACCGAGGTCACAGTGCTCGGCACCAAATCAGAGCGCGGCTCCAGCATCAGAGTAAGGGCAGACTCAATAAGGAGTGCTTTCAAGCGAATGTCACGCTCCTTCTTCAtcctgggcttgattctgcagaACTTGCAGATTCTGCACGTATCGCTAACGTGACCTTCATCCAAGCACTGTAAACAACTGTTATGTGGATGGCTAATGGGCATGGGCCTTTTACAGCAATCACAGGGCTTCAAGCCTGGGGACCGGGACATGCCCAGTCCTGATGCGAAGTCCCGTTCGGGACCGACTAAGTCTCTAACAAATAGGGAAACTAAAACTAGAGAGAAACTATATACAATAATACACAACAGGTACATGGGTTTGAACAAACGAGACGCAACAGTGCTAGCTGAAGCAGCAACAATTCTATGCACCGTCACTTatagcaagaaggaactgagagcggAGGGGGCCGGCGGTGCCCTATATGCCATGGCATATgcgcaccactccagggggcaccagagccggTCCGCtccggatactgctgagggaaaaacttccagcacctgtgcatgtggcaagcacacacacctaagttgaatggacatgagcaatcactcaaagaagaagccAATGTGCAGGCTGCCATCAGTCTGAATTCTGAGCACTGCCTGGGAAGTCACATCAGCTTCTTGGGCCTGGCGCCTCTCAGAATCCACTGTCAGAGTTGGAGTCTACAGAGGTGGCAGGATAACGATGCAGTTAAAAGACTTGACTCCCCACAAGAAACTCACCCCAACAGGTGCAGGTAATTGAAGGGACGCTGCCCTCTTAAAAGTCATGGATAAAGAAACTGATTTGGTTACAACCCATGCTACTAATGCACTGCAGATTGCTGCTGATGCCATTTACTTCATGTATTTCTCTCAGCTTGGACACAATGAATGTTTCCCATTTGTTCAGAGACAAAAGGTGGATGACGTAATggcttttactggaccaacttccattggtgacagaaataagcttttgagcttacacatagctcttcttcaggtctgggaaacttactcaggcCATGTCTGCACTTAGAACGCTGAATCAGCGCAGCTGCGCcacttaagtgaagatgctcctacgccaatgggaaagagctctcccatcggtgtGGTTaaaccacctccccgagaggaggCAGcaactctcccatcaacatagcactgtctacatggagCGTTAAGGTCAGTGTACCTATGttgtcaggggtgtggatttttaacCCCCCTGAACAACTTAGTTATACTGACATAGCTCTGTAGTGTGGACCTggcctcagagtgtcacagctaaatacatggTGAAACAAATTGTTTAGCGTTAAGTAGGTAGTTAAcccaagggaccattcaaggtgaagtagcccattaacacccctccaatcacagggaggaaaggaagggtgggaagagcagttggggggcggagggggtgtGTTAGTGGGCTGGTTATAGATTGTTATAagcagccataaatccagtgtttattcagtccatgattcCTAGTGTCTAGTAGAGTTGATTTTAAGCTCCCAAGCTTGTGTTTGGAAAGTGTTGcataggtttcctttgaggatgaggactgacagGTCAGACAGAGTGACTGTTGTGGTGAGAGGGTCTTTTTGTCTGTTACCATTTTCCCATGTGAGTTtattcgagagcatagtgattgtctgccTTCACCCATATAGTTGCTATTGGGGcacttagtgcactggatgaggtacactgtGTGTTGCGATAGGCATGTATAGGAccgtggatcttgaaaggtgtgttgtggggggctgTTGATCGCAGTAGCAGTGGAGATaggtctgcaggttttgcatctgttgttctggcagggtctggcgCTGCTTTGCGTTGGGAGTCCTCTGAGCtgtagggagcttgcttctgataagCTTGGAGACATTATCTGAAGGCTagaggagggggttcaggaaagatttctttcaggatggggtccccatcgagtatgggttgtaTTTGTTTGATGGTACCCCACATGGATTCCAGTGTGGAGTGGTAGATGACAAGTGGGGTATGTTGTCagaggggttttatttctgtattgaagcatgTTCTCTCAGGTagttgggtggcctgttccatgatgcaatctatttCTCTGGTGGAGCGTCcgtgtttggtgaaggcagttttgagtgtgttatggtgtatatcctggacttttGCCTGGGGAGCATTTTTTGTAGTACCTGAGTGCCTGACTGTAGATAACAGACCACTTCacctgaatggtcccttgaaatatgcgctaactacttatgctaaacaatctgttccacatagcatttagctcagacactctgggtATGGCTACACAGCGATGTAAGCATAGGTCTACACTTAGAACTCCCCTTGCATCCACACACCAATTGTTAAGCTAAGGCTCAAACCTAgagtcccaggaccctgcagggctagAGAGTCTCCGAGCCCTACTGCTTTCCTGTGTGTACATGGCCCCAGCTTGCCTCAGGTCCCAGAGGTCCTCCGGATATACCCCAGAGTTCCATGGGGCAACTTCTTTAGTCCTCTTCATGCCATTGCACTCTATTGCAGCAGAAGCCACACCTCCCTCTGCAATTCAGATCACCGTTAACCCACTGTCTTCTGAACACTAGTCTGCAAGCACACTATCAGAGTGCCTGCAGGGTTTTCAATGCAAAGAAGCTTTTTGCAAAGAGAGCTGTTCCCTGGTCAcaagagcacagccagattttgatGCATGCTCCCCAGGCGCCCTGCATACATAGCCCCAGGAAGGGCAGGAGGGGCCAGAGAGTGGAGCAGGGACTAAGTGGCTGCACAGCAGTGACTGGATGCAGCAGAGCTCCCAGCtcagcgggggggtggggaagacccCAACACCCTGtccactccccctccctgcagggcagcccAGGTAGTGTGCACTGTGAGGGCGGTGAGTAGGAGCCAGCCCAAaaacctccctgcagcctcctgtgGCGGTGGCTCCAGCTTCTCCTCGCTGCTGCACAGAGCTTGCTCGGATCAGGGAGCAAAGCTGACAGGTGGGAGATGGCTCCCAGCTGCCAAGGTGTTGGGGGTCATCCCTCCCCCAGCATGCTCCCCCTTCCTGCAGGGGAGCTGCTTGGTGCCTCCTTGctcctgggtccccctaccctccctggggctgtgtcCAAGGGCACCCAGGCAGCATGCACTGTGAGGGCAGTGAGTGGGAGCCAGTCCCAaaacttccccacagcctcctgggaaTCCCTTATCCCTACCTCCCGGGGTGTGGCAGGAATAAGGGAACCCCATGGGGTACTGGAGcacactgcaccccaaaccctggggCAGCCCTTCACCTCTCTGCGGCTGGTAGTGGAGAGGTGAAACATACATTTTGTGTCAAACTTGAAGACaaagtcaaaaataaataaaaagctaaccaaacaaaaacaatttaactggacatcccattttaaaaaataagaattgcaatgttt
Proteins encoded in this region:
- the TBL2 gene encoding transducin beta-like protein 2 isoform X3; translation: MTVLPSFRAFITWLANGETIRVFKMTKKEDGNFTFTAALEDFPKKHKAPIINIGIAETGKFIMTASSDTTILIWDLKGEVLANINTNQMNNAFAAVSPCGRFVASCGFTPDVKVWEVCFGKGGDFQEVTRAFELKGHTAGVYFFSFSNDSRRMATVSKDGTWKLWDTDVEYKKQQDPYLLLTGKCEVMEPCRIALSPDARVLAISSCTSITVYNTRRGEKEEHFVNVHGEYITDLAFDINSRYLVSCGDRAIRVFHNTAGYRAVVEEMKGMLKKAINEATRERLQQQITDAQNALDGIYAKKD
- the TBL2 gene encoding transducin beta-like protein 2 isoform X1; its protein translation is MAAAALIAVSLFLGALILLLLAALGRGSPPGTGEPADQKVNGEAVRKTSGPKRQKQHQRSRKDKPQQHNFTHPLLAAALKGHSGSVTCLNFSSNGKYLVSCADDRTVRIWSTKDFLEREHRCMRANVELDHATLVCFSPDSRAFITWLANGETIRVFKMTKKEDGNFTFTAALEDFPKKHKAPIINIGIAETGKFIMTASSDTTILIWDLKGEVLANINTNQMNNAFAAVSPCGRFVASCGFTPDVKVWEVCFGKGGDFQEVTRAFELKGHTAGVYFFSFSNDSRRMATVSKDGTWKLWDTDVEYKKQQDPYLLLTGKCEVMEPCRIALSPDARVLAISSCTSITVYNTRRGEKEEHFVNVHGEYITDLAFDINSRYLVSCGDRAIRVFHNTAGYRAVVEEMKGMLKKAINEATRERLQQQITDAQNALDGIYAKKD
- the TBL2 gene encoding transducin beta-like protein 2 isoform X2, translated to MRANVELDHATLVCFSPDSRAFITWLANGETIRVFKMTKKEDGNFTFTAALEDFPKKHKAPIINIGIAETGKFIMTASSDTTILIWDLKGEVLANINTNQMNNAFAAVSPCGRFVASCGFTPDVKVWEVCFGKGGDFQEVTRAFELKGHTAGVYFFSFSNDSRRMATVSKDGTWKLWDTDVEYKKQQDPYLLLTGKCEVMEPCRIALSPDARVLAISSCTSITVYNTRRGEKEEHFVNVHGEYITDLAFDINSRYLVSCGDRAIRVFHNTAGYRAVVEEMKGMLKKAINEATRERLQQQITDAQNALDGIYAKKD